Proteins from a genomic interval of Candidatus Kapaibacterium sp.:
- a CDS encoding tetratricopeptide repeat protein — MKFVIIAIAFMFFSITILAADKYESANNAMFSGDFQKALELYTEVIKGGKQDAEIYYRRGMAYLYLNQFDKALADFSLVIDKDKKNADAYNNRGLCHSYMGNVDMAFDDFSVAIKLDPKFAQAYINRGSALVSKGEFDQAIDDFDKAVKIDPKNPELYLQRAGLYYYFGDYAKSVEDYDKTIELGLVNSKIYFNRGNSHFKNGAPTKAIGDLTKAIELDSTDIEALMNRAYIHNFLGDSAKAELDKAIVEDIKYGKYPPVEDLKFVTYSNAAKDFFMDLPEGWNLIESDTAGGMINFFITPENITLESEAMLIGVTVGIMKNMSSKYDVQNESDILDFWKGSLDYSNEDMKEYTIQWQRHQQLHDHGTILNLSTVQVDENYLRFNMYEYAIAWGNNLIFVYFQAPEDTFGYYRKIYDIALKTIKIGEDYKLD; from the coding sequence ATGAAATTTGTTATAATAGCAATCGCATTTATGTTCTTTTCGATTACAATCTTAGCCGCCGACAAGTACGAATCAGCCAACAATGCCATGTTTAGTGGCGATTTCCAAAAAGCTTTAGAGCTTTACACAGAAGTAATTAAGGGTGGAAAGCAAGATGCCGAAATCTACTACCGTCGCGGAATGGCTTATTTATATCTTAACCAATTTGATAAAGCACTTGCAGATTTTAGCTTGGTGATAGATAAAGACAAGAAAAATGCAGATGCTTACAATAACAGAGGTCTGTGCCATAGTTACATGGGCAATGTTGATATGGCGTTCGATGATTTTAGTGTAGCAATCAAATTAGACCCCAAGTTCGCTCAAGCATATATCAATAGGGGCTCTGCACTCGTTTCAAAAGGCGAATTCGACCAAGCAATTGATGATTTTGACAAAGCTGTCAAAATTGACCCCAAAAATCCCGAGTTGTATCTTCAACGTGCGGGATTGTACTACTATTTTGGTGATTACGCCAAGTCTGTCGAAGATTATGATAAAACAATCGAGTTGGGTTTAGTAAATTCCAAAATTTATTTTAATCGCGGTAATTCACATTTCAAAAATGGCGCTCCAACCAAAGCAATTGGTGATTTGACAAAAGCTATCGAACTTGACTCTACCGATATTGAAGCTTTGATGAATAGGGCTTATATTCATAATTTTCTGGGGGATTCGGCAAAAGCCGAATTAGACAAAGCTATAGTTGAAGATATCAAATATGGAAAATATCCTCCTGTTGAAGATTTGAAATTTGTTACTTATTCAAATGCAGCTAAAGACTTTTTTATGGATTTGCCCGAAGGTTGGAATCTAATCGAATCTGATACAGCCGGTGGTATGATTAATTTCTTCATCACTCCTGAAAATATCACACTCGAATCAGAAGCAATGCTTATTGGTGTGACTGTTGGAATTATGAAAAACATGAGTTCGAAATATGACGTTCAGAACGAATCGGATATTCTTGATTTTTGGAAAGGTAGTCTTGATTATAGCAACGAAGATATGAAGGAATATACTATTCAATGGCAACGCCACCAACAATTGCACGACCACGGTACGATTTTGAACCTTTCCACAGTGCAAGTTGATGAAAACTATTTGAGATTTAATATGTACGAGTATGCAATAGCTTGGGGTAATAATCTGATTTTCGTCTATTTTCAAGCACCTGAAGATACTTTCGGATATTATCGCAAAATATATGACATAGCACTCAAAACAATTAAAATCGGAGAAGATTACAAATTGGACTAA
- a CDS encoding UvrD-helicase domain-containing protein, with product MNNRIAEITKGLNSEQEKGVTSMNGPVMIVAGAGSGKTRVLTHRIAYLLEHDVSPDKILALTFTNKAAKEMKERISSLVAPHLAERVWAGTFHSIFARILRQTASKIGYTSDFTIYDTDDSMGAVKRVMQNLGISNQQVSHQVARNAISSAKNKMVTRKEYAQMATSIQEKQLALIYNEYENYLQLNNSMDFDDLLINLIVLLRQDREVLERYQNRFKYILVDEYQDTNRPQYIAIKLLAEAHQNICVVGDDAQSIYRWRGADIQNILHFKKDYPYSKIIRLEQNYRSSKTILAAADCIIKRNKNQIHKTLWTDNPEGEKIDLLRCNDDFDEAIKIATRVDMFSRNGYSLNDIAVLYRTNAQSMVLENALRKSNIPYIIVGGISFYKRKEIKDVLAYIRLLVNPKDDEAYYRIINEPPRGIGQTTLKHVRHFSSSKQMCLSDAFSRITEIGDLQQRAIIAIRDFEAFLNVYREKISHEENPANVIAEFIDTTGLLEMYKEMNTEESLDRWNNVLQILSDIKSFFKTNPELTIADYIQQISLMSDIDEKDLKSGSLTLMTVHSAKGLEYPIVFISGMERGLFPLQRQDMHEEEEEEERRLFYVGVTRAKERLLLTYADRRARFGDVSEQSPSNFLREINPDLINRPEYRKPATSFTAPKPKLFAKKEDTSFGNFSQIPEQDYYSQIEPVNVSFKVGDIIKHPHFGKGKIMHLSGVGKQLKAVIKFDSIGNKNLMLEYAKLEKI from the coding sequence ATGAATAATAGAATTGCAGAAATTACGAAAGGGCTGAATTCGGAGCAGGAAAAAGGCGTTACTTCCATGAATGGTCCGGTGATGATTGTGGCAGGTGCCGGTAGTGGCAAAACACGTGTGTTGACCCATAGGATTGCTTATTTGCTTGAGCACGATGTCTCGCCCGACAAAATTTTAGCCTTGACATTTACGAACAAAGCCGCTAAGGAGATGAAGGAACGGATTTCATCGCTCGTCGCTCCACACCTTGCTGAAAGAGTTTGGGCGGGAACTTTTCATTCGATTTTTGCCCGAATTTTACGCCAAACAGCGTCCAAAATCGGCTATACGAGCGACTTCACTATCTATGATACTGATGATTCGATGGGTGCGGTGAAGCGTGTGATGCAAAATCTTGGCATCTCGAACCAACAAGTCAGCCACCAAGTAGCACGGAACGCAATTTCGAGCGCCAAGAATAAGATGGTGACTCGCAAGGAATACGCTCAGATGGCTACTTCGATTCAAGAAAAGCAATTGGCTTTGATTTACAACGAATACGAAAATTATTTGCAATTGAATAATTCGATGGATTTCGACGATTTGTTGATTAATTTAATCGTGCTGTTGCGTCAAGACCGCGAAGTGTTGGAGCGATACCAAAATCGTTTCAAATATATTTTGGTGGACGAATACCAAGATACTAACCGCCCGCAATATATTGCAATCAAGCTGTTGGCAGAGGCTCACCAAAATATCTGCGTCGTCGGCGATGATGCTCAGAGCATTTATCGTTGGCGCGGTGCAGATATTCAAAATATTCTGCATTTCAAGAAGGATTATCCTTACTCGAAAATCATCAGATTGGAGCAAAATTATCGCTCTTCAAAAACAATTCTCGCAGCGGCAGACTGTATTATCAAGCGTAATAAAAATCAAATCCATAAAACTTTGTGGACTGATAATCCCGAAGGTGAAAAAATTGACTTGCTACGGTGCAACGACGATTTTGACGAAGCGATAAAAATTGCAACTCGAGTGGATATGTTCAGCAGAAACGGCTATTCGCTGAATGATATTGCAGTTTTGTACCGCACAAACGCCCAATCTATGGTGCTCGAAAATGCTTTGCGAAAGTCAAATATTCCTTATATTATCGTAGGTGGAATCTCCTTTTACAAGCGCAAGGAAATCAAGGATGTGCTGGCATATATTCGTTTGTTGGTCAATCCTAAGGACGACGAGGCATATTACCGCATTATAAACGAGCCTCCACGCGGAATCGGTCAGACGACTTTGAAGCACGTACGGCATTTTTCGTCATCAAAGCAAATGTGCTTGAGTGATGCATTTTCACGAATCACCGAGATTGGTGATTTGCAACAAAGGGCAATTATTGCTATTCGGGATTTCGAAGCATTTTTGAATGTTTATCGAGAAAAAATCTCTCATGAAGAAAATCCTGCAAATGTAATAGCGGAATTTATCGACACGACGGGATTGCTCGAGATGTACAAGGAGATGAATACGGAGGAATCCTTGGACCGTTGGAATAATGTGCTGCAAATTTTATCGGATATTAAAAGCTTTTTCAAGACAAATCCTGAATTGACAATTGCTGATTATATCCAACAAATTTCTCTGATGTCGGACATTGACGAGAAGGATTTGAAATCCGGTAGTTTGACTTTGATGACAGTCCACTCTGCAAAGGGTTTAGAGTACCCAATTGTATTTATTTCGGGCATGGAACGCGGGCTTTTCCCATTGCAACGCCAAGACATGCACGAAGAAGAGGAAGAAGAGGAAAGACGTTTATTCTATGTTGGGGTTACTCGAGCCAAAGAAAGACTCTTGTTGACGTATGCTGACCGCAGAGCAAGATTTGGCGATGTAAGCGAGCAATCACCATCGAATTTCTTGAGGGAAATCAATCCGGATTTGATTAATCGTCCCGAATATCGCAAACCTGCAACATCGTTTACAGCCCCTAAGCCAAAGTTATTTGCGAAGAAAGAGGATACTTCGTTTGGAAATTTCAGCCAAATTCCCGAGCAAGATTATTACTCACAAATAGAACCGGTAAATGTGTCGTTCAAAGTTGGCGATATTATCAAGCATCCGCACTTCGGAAAGGGCAAAATCATGCACCTCAGCGGAGTAGGTAAGCAACTCAAAGCTGTAATCAAATTTGATTCAATTGGTAATAAAAATCTAATGCTGGAATATGCAAAATTGGAAAAAATTTAG